A single region of the Oenococcus kitaharae DSM 17330 genome encodes:
- a CDS encoding ECF-type riboflavin transporter substrate-binding protein: protein MMQDKKKSWISVRDVVAIGIGTAVFFVLMRFVAIPTPVANTTINLAEPWLALIGAIFGPIVGLFVGFIGHALNDTVAGWGVWWTWVFADGVLGLLLGLAKRYLKLDTETLTSKKLWFFNIWQVIANVIAWFVIAPLGDIVVYRQPAAKVFLQGFWAGIGNMVGIAIVGSILLVAYSRTRTRTGSLKSEK, encoded by the coding sequence ATGATGCAGGATAAGAAGAAGAGTTGGATCAGCGTCAGGGATGTCGTTGCTATTGGTATCGGAACTGCTGTTTTTTTCGTTTTGATGCGTTTCGTTGCTATTCCAACGCCGGTCGCAAATACGACGATTAACTTAGCAGAGCCATGGCTGGCTTTGATCGGCGCTATTTTTGGTCCGATTGTCGGTTTGTTTGTCGGATTTATCGGTCACGCCTTAAATGACACAGTTGCCGGGTGGGGCGTCTGGTGGACTTGGGTCTTTGCTGATGGTGTTTTGGGCCTGCTGCTTGGATTGGCAAAACGCTATTTAAAGCTGGATACAGAGACATTGACCAGTAAAAAATTGTGGTTTTTCAATATCTGGCAGGTGATTGCCAACGTGATTGCTTGGTTTGTGATTGCACCTTTGGGTGATATTGTTGTCTATCGCCAGCCAGCAGCTAAAGTATTTCTTCAGGGTTTTTGGGCCGGAATCGGTAATATGGTCGGCATTGCAATTGTAGGAAGCATCCTGCTTGTTGCATACAGCCGTACGAGAACTCGCACCGGATCATTAAAGTCTGAAAAATAA
- a CDS encoding Veg family protein yields the protein MPEVLQNIKDDLDSKIGSQITVIAQAGRKKTTTRKGVLLETYPSLFVVQLDKAEGTFERVSYSYTDILTKNIDINFGREVKSA from the coding sequence ATGCCAGAAGTACTGCAGAATATCAAAGACGATCTTGATTCAAAAATCGGTAGTCAAATCACGGTAATCGCTCAGGCTGGTCGCAAAAAGACCACGACTCGCAAAGGTGTTTTATTGGAGACTTATCCGTCACTGTTCGTTGTGCAATTGGATAAGGCCGAAGGAACGTTCGAGCGTGTTTCTTATAGCTATACAGATATTTTAACGAAGAATATTGATATTAACTTTGGCCGCGAGGTTAAAAGCGCGTGA
- the purR gene encoding pur operon repressor, giving the protein MKTPRAERLVDMTRYLMERPRTLVPLTFFANRFSSAKSSISEDLTILKKTLKERGVGLLETIPGAAGGAKFYPYILEREADEFVNDMLKQVNDETRVLPGGYVYLSDLLGQPAILRQVGRIIATEYLDMDIQAVMTAATKGVPMAAAVAAQLNVPFVIVRSGENKVTEGPTVSVNYLTGSSKHVEKMELSRRSLPTGLNILIVDDFMKAGGTINGMKTLAKEFDSHVKGVAVFAEGRARQRQVDDFTSLLHVDTNLDSGEVIKVQIGNYKENIFRGRENRSVRN; this is encoded by the coding sequence ATGAAAACACCTCGAGCTGAACGTTTAGTTGATATGACCCGTTATCTAATGGAAAGGCCGCGGACATTGGTCCCGCTGACTTTTTTTGCCAATCGTTTTTCTTCGGCTAAGTCATCAATTTCCGAAGATTTGACTATTTTAAAAAAAACACTGAAAGAGCGCGGTGTTGGCTTGTTAGAGACAATTCCTGGTGCAGCTGGCGGTGCTAAATTCTATCCTTATATTCTGGAGCGAGAAGCTGACGAATTTGTTAACGACATGTTAAAACAAGTTAACGATGAGACCCGTGTTCTGCCAGGCGGCTACGTCTATTTGTCTGATCTTTTAGGTCAGCCGGCTATTTTGCGCCAAGTCGGCCGCATTATTGCCACCGAATATCTGGATATGGATATTCAAGCCGTTATGACAGCTGCGACCAAGGGTGTTCCGATGGCAGCCGCTGTTGCGGCTCAATTGAATGTACCTTTTGTGATCGTCCGTTCCGGAGAAAATAAAGTGACCGAAGGCCCAACTGTTTCAGTTAATTATCTGACCGGTTCTTCCAAACATGTTGAAAAAATGGAATTGTCCCGCCGCAGCCTGCCGACAGGATTAAATATCTTAATTGTCGATGACTTCATGAAAGCCGGTGGTACGATCAACGGCATGAAGACCTTGGCTAAAGAATTCGATTCTCACGTTAAAGGTGTAGCTGTGTTTGCTGAAGGGCGTGCCCGCCAGCGGCAGGTAGATGATTTTACGTCGCTTTTGCACGTTGATACAAATCTGGATTCCGGTGAAGTGATCAAAGTGCAGATTGGCAACTACAAGGAAAATATATTCCGAGGAAGGGAAAACCGAAGTGTCCGAAATTGA
- a CDS encoding ABC transporter ATP-binding protein: protein MPAIEFQKVNFKYRVQSQATLHNVSFAFDYGQKIIIAGPSGSGKTTIGHLINGLIPQSVPGEYSGSILINGKDAAKMDIFQLSFEVGTVLQDTDAQFVGMTVAEDAAFLLENENTEHSQLLAQTENWLKELNLEALKKHSPQELSGGQKQRVSMAGVLSSDSKILLFDEPLANLDPASGRLAIQLIADLQKKLGLTVIIIEHRLEEALRIQADKLLVIDHGKIIANDIPDRVLTSAAVISAGLREPLYITAMRDAGVDLNKIAHITDLASLDHQAIKRQLSVWLEKKQPDKTKKSREPILSIQHLSFAYPKQAVFSDLNLTFPAGQMTAIVGKNGSGKSTFSNLVTGFLKPDSGRILFDNQPLDGQSVKERADKIGYVLQDPNQMISQNIVYDEVAYGLKLRGLSDDQIQAKTRTMLEVAGLDNMRHWPISALSFGQKKRVTIASVLVLAPRVLILDEPTAGQDYLNYRSLMNFVAELNRTQDCSIIVITHDMHLMLEYTDRAIALVDGQVIADMAPAELLNDPALLKRASLAPTSLYDLAESTGLDAVALSKRLVQEEMTRG, encoded by the coding sequence ATGCCAGCGATCGAATTTCAAAAGGTTAATTTTAAATATCGTGTTCAGAGCCAAGCTACATTGCATAATGTTAGCTTTGCTTTTGATTATGGGCAAAAAATCATTATCGCCGGCCCCTCAGGATCTGGCAAGACAACGATTGGCCACTTGATTAACGGCCTGATTCCGCAAAGTGTCCCTGGTGAGTATTCAGGCAGTATTCTGATTAATGGCAAAGATGCTGCCAAAATGGATATTTTTCAGCTCTCTTTTGAAGTCGGTACTGTCCTGCAGGATACGGACGCCCAATTTGTCGGCATGACCGTAGCTGAAGACGCCGCTTTTCTTTTAGAGAATGAGAATACAGAACATAGCCAATTACTTGCGCAAACAGAGAACTGGTTAAAAGAATTAAATTTAGAAGCCCTGAAGAAACATTCACCTCAAGAACTTTCTGGCGGTCAAAAACAACGTGTCAGCATGGCCGGTGTTTTAAGTTCCGACAGTAAAATTTTGCTGTTTGATGAACCACTGGCTAATTTAGATCCGGCTTCCGGCCGTTTGGCGATTCAATTGATTGCCGATCTGCAAAAGAAGCTCGGCTTGACTGTGATTATTATTGAACACCGTTTGGAAGAAGCCTTGAGGATTCAAGCAGACAAGCTTTTAGTGATTGATCATGGCAAAATTATTGCAAATGATATACCCGATCGTGTCTTAACAAGTGCTGCAGTCATTTCGGCCGGCCTTCGTGAACCTTTATATATCACAGCCATGCGCGATGCCGGCGTGGATTTAAACAAAATCGCACATATTACGGATTTAGCCTCACTGGATCACCAGGCAATCAAGCGTCAGCTGAGTGTCTGGCTTGAGAAAAAACAGCCCGACAAGACTAAAAAATCCAGGGAGCCTATTCTATCCATTCAGCATTTATCTTTTGCTTACCCGAAACAGGCTGTGTTTTCTGATTTGAACCTGACATTTCCTGCTGGGCAGATGACCGCCATCGTTGGGAAAAACGGGTCAGGCAAATCGACATTTTCCAATCTTGTGACCGGCTTTTTGAAGCCTGATAGCGGCCGGATTTTGTTTGATAACCAGCCCCTAGATGGCCAGTCAGTCAAAGAACGGGCCGATAAAATTGGCTACGTGCTTCAAGATCCAAATCAGATGATCAGCCAGAATATCGTTTACGATGAAGTGGCTTACGGGCTAAAATTGCGTGGCCTGTCTGATGACCAGATCCAGGCTAAGACACGGACCATGCTGGAAGTAGCCGGCTTGGATAATATGCGTCATTGGCCGATTTCAGCTTTGAGCTTTGGCCAGAAAAAGCGTGTCACAATTGCTTCAGTGCTGGTACTTGCGCCGAGAGTGCTCATATTAGACGAACCGACTGCTGGACAGGACTATCTCAACTACCGATCACTGATGAATTTTGTGGCAGAACTGAATCGCACACAAGATTGTTCGATCATTGTGATCACACACGACATGCACCTGATGCTGGAATACACAGATCGTGCCATTGCACTCGTAGACGGACAGGTGATTGCTGACATGGCACCGGCCGAACTGCTCAATGATCCGGCCCTATTAAAACGCGCCTCGCTTGCTCCGACCAGTCTTTACGATTTAGCTGAATCGACTGGTCTAGATGCTGTTGCTTTATCTAAAAGGCTGGTACAAGAGGAGATGACTCGTGGCTGA
- a CDS encoding homoserine dehydrogenase: MKSYRIGIFGLGTVATGVVKILREQAKTYAKRFNVAFEVVQVVVRDTEKLRDPKTQDLPISDDPKSILENPHIDIVIELIGGVKIAKHIIEQALKAGKHVITANKDLIAADGRRLAKLAEENQVGLYYEAAVAGGIPILRALSTSLSPDEIQQINGIMNGTSNFILTQMRQHKLSYEDALKLAQDKGFAEADPTNDVQGIDAAYKLRILTDFAFGKQVSQNDIQMTGISTITQTDLKDVSDLGYEIKLLATVSKSAANKLQLSVAPTLMPKDHPLASVQNENNAIFVNSRYSGGLMFYGPGAGEYATANSVVADLLALVTGSAAPAKFNTHPSSSLALAGPKDRIASRYMVFKVADRPGIIHKLSAFFLMSNINFRNIRQYDPVDDSTRVVIITYPASDAQLNPVKTTIRQARGVSFIHEYKLLVEPKENSHD; encoded by the coding sequence ATGAAAAGTTATCGAATCGGTATTTTTGGTCTTGGCACTGTCGCTACAGGTGTTGTCAAAATCCTGCGCGAACAGGCCAAGACTTACGCCAAACGTTTTAACGTCGCTTTTGAAGTCGTCCAGGTCGTCGTCAGGGATACTGAAAAGTTGCGCGATCCCAAAACACAAGATCTCCCGATTTCCGATGACCCGAAAAGTATTTTGGAGAATCCTCATATCGACATCGTGATCGAACTGATCGGCGGTGTTAAGATCGCCAAGCACATCATCGAGCAGGCCTTAAAAGCCGGCAAACACGTAATTACAGCTAATAAGGATCTAATTGCTGCAGACGGCAGGCGTTTAGCAAAATTAGCTGAAGAAAATCAGGTTGGCCTTTATTATGAAGCGGCAGTCGCAGGCGGTATTCCGATTCTTCGGGCCTTATCGACCAGCCTCTCTCCGGACGAAATCCAGCAGATCAACGGTATTATGAACGGTACTTCGAATTTTATCCTGACACAAATGCGCCAGCACAAACTCTCATATGAAGACGCTTTAAAACTGGCTCAGGACAAGGGTTTTGCCGAGGCTGACCCGACCAATGATGTTCAAGGTATTGATGCAGCCTATAAATTACGCATCTTAACTGATTTTGCATTCGGCAAACAGGTCTCGCAAAACGATATCCAAATGACCGGTATTTCGACGATCACACAAACTGATTTAAAAGATGTCTCTGATCTCGGTTATGAAATCAAATTATTAGCGACTGTTAGCAAATCAGCAGCTAATAAATTGCAATTGTCCGTTGCACCAACACTGATGCCTAAAGACCACCCGCTGGCTTCTGTACAGAATGAGAACAATGCTATTTTCGTCAACAGCCGCTATTCCGGCGGTTTGATGTTTTACGGCCCTGGTGCCGGCGAATACGCAACGGCTAATTCCGTCGTCGCTGACTTATTAGCTCTGGTTACAGGATCGGCCGCACCGGCAAAATTTAATACACATCCCAGCAGTTCCTTGGCACTAGCAGGACCAAAGGATCGCATTGCCAGCCGTTATATGGTCTTTAAAGTCGCTGACCGGCCCGGCATTATCCATAAACTATCAGCTTTCTTTTTAATGAGCAACATTAATTTTAGAAACATTCGCCAGTATGATCCAGTTGATGACAGTACCCGCGTCGTGATTATTACCTATCCAGCTTCCGATGCTCAATTAAATCCAGTCAAGACGACAATCCGCCAGGCACGCGGCGTCAGTTTTATCCATGAATATAAATTGCTGGTCGAGCCAAAGGAAAACAGCCATGACTAA
- a CDS encoding bifunctional UDP-N-acetylglucosamine diphosphorylase/glucosamine-1-phosphate N-acetyltransferase GlmU, whose amino-acid sequence MSEIDVVILAAGKGSRMKDNFPKPLHEVAGLPILEWVCRAVRKIEPHKIIAVQSASEDFASYVDETVVQAQQLGSADALQAAFSKVDAEKILVINGDMPLVTGDVLADLVAKGEGFDAAVLTTILKHPFGYGRIIPVGQRNVVEQIVEEKDATDDQRQIQLINSGIYLFRTEYIKRTISQVTANNAQKEFYLTDALPGARIVQADDWRDLLGVNDQKQLADANQLARKRINEQLMANGVSMIDPQSTYIDANVVVGAGTVIKPGTVIERDSVIGADNEIGPYAHLREKTVTGTDVHIGNFVETKNAEIGAHTHIGHLTYVGDARIGESVNIGAGTIFVNYDGKNKHITKVGDHAFIGSNTKLIAPVDIAREAITAAGSTITADVAEHAMGIARQRQTNKPEFWDRLPHEDFAQAYREKKRQENQAPDES is encoded by the coding sequence GTGTCCGAAATTGATGTAGTCATTCTTGCGGCCGGTAAGGGCAGCAGGATGAAAGATAATTTTCCCAAGCCGCTGCATGAGGTTGCCGGTCTGCCGATTTTAGAGTGGGTCTGCCGCGCTGTGAGAAAAATTGAGCCGCATAAAATTATTGCGGTTCAATCCGCGAGCGAAGATTTTGCATCTTATGTTGACGAGACAGTTGTTCAAGCCCAGCAATTAGGGTCTGCTGATGCTTTGCAGGCAGCTTTTTCTAAAGTTGATGCCGAAAAAATTCTCGTGATTAACGGTGACATGCCGCTGGTAACAGGTGATGTTTTAGCTGATTTGGTTGCAAAAGGCGAGGGCTTCGATGCGGCTGTTTTGACGACAATTTTGAAGCATCCTTTTGGTTACGGCCGGATTATTCCTGTTGGACAACGCAATGTCGTTGAACAAATCGTCGAAGAAAAAGACGCCACTGATGACCAGCGTCAAATTCAGCTGATCAATTCCGGCATTTATCTTTTTCGGACAGAATATATTAAACGCACCATTTCACAAGTCACAGCTAATAATGCGCAAAAAGAATTTTATCTGACTGATGCGCTGCCTGGTGCCCGAATTGTTCAAGCAGACGACTGGCGCGATTTATTAGGCGTTAATGACCAAAAACAATTGGCGGATGCTAATCAACTGGCTCGCAAACGCATCAACGAACAGTTAATGGCCAATGGCGTCTCGATGATTGACCCGCAAAGCACCTATATCGATGCCAATGTCGTCGTCGGTGCCGGCACTGTTATCAAACCCGGTACCGTGATTGAGCGTGATTCTGTGATTGGTGCTGATAATGAAATTGGCCCCTATGCCCATTTGCGTGAAAAGACAGTTACAGGTACGGATGTCCATATTGGTAATTTTGTCGAGACAAAAAATGCTGAAATCGGTGCCCATACGCATATCGGCCATTTGACCTATGTCGGGGATGCTCGAATTGGCGAATCTGTCAATATTGGTGCAGGGACGATTTTCGTCAATTACGATGGCAAAAATAAGCACATTACCAAGGTCGGCGACCATGCTTTTATCGGCAGCAATACAAAACTGATTGCGCCGGTCGACATCGCTAGAGAAGCAATTACGGCAGCCGGATCGACGATTACAGCTGATGTTGCCGAGCACGCGATGGGGATTGCACGTCAGCGTCAGACGAATAAGCCGGAATTCTGGGACCGTTTGCCGCATGAAGATTTTGCCCAGGCTTATCGAGAGAAAAAACGCCAGGAGAACCAGGCACCAGACGAAAGCTGA
- the thrB gene encoding homoserine kinase → MTKIIVPATSANMGPGFDSLGLAVNLYLTVTIVGPSSQWLVHHPFGPDVPSDEKNMIVLSALTVDHDIEPQELRIESDIPLARGLGSSSSAIIAGLLLGNELSSTVTLSSETIFQRAAQIEGHPDNVAPAVFGGIVVAGPNPAKPKTFLHYQVQLPADYLPIVVIPDRQLATSTSRDVLPDQTDRRQSVQSSAQSNILVASLFNNDWANTVHLLETDRFHEPYRLKLVPELTEVRRIAHDLGLSGSYLSGAGTTVMTIVKKDQAGNLLDQLKKSEKLKGAQIQALSFDAKGARVIRD, encoded by the coding sequence ATGACTAAAATTATCGTACCAGCAACCAGCGCTAATATGGGACCAGGCTTTGATTCGCTGGGCCTAGCCGTCAATCTGTATTTGACAGTGACAATTGTCGGCCCCAGCAGCCAATGGCTGGTGCACCACCCCTTCGGCCCCGATGTTCCCAGCGATGAAAAAAATATGATCGTCTTATCAGCATTGACTGTCGATCACGATATTGAACCGCAAGAGCTGCGGATTGAATCAGACATTCCTTTGGCACGCGGCCTGGGATCATCCTCTTCAGCCATCATCGCCGGCCTCCTATTAGGCAACGAATTATCATCCACAGTCACATTAAGCAGCGAAACAATTTTCCAGCGTGCTGCTCAAATCGAAGGCCATCCTGATAACGTCGCTCCAGCAGTCTTTGGCGGTATTGTTGTTGCTGGGCCCAATCCAGCTAAGCCGAAAACTTTTTTGCACTACCAAGTTCAATTGCCTGCTGATTATCTGCCAATTGTTGTGATCCCTGATCGGCAATTAGCAACAAGCACATCACGTGATGTGCTGCCCGACCAGACTGACCGTCGTCAATCAGTGCAAAGCAGCGCACAAAGCAATATTCTTGTGGCATCACTTTTCAATAACGACTGGGCTAACACGGTACACTTGTTAGAGACAGACCGTTTTCATGAGCCTTATCGTTTAAAACTCGTTCCGGAACTGACAGAAGTTCGTCGCATCGCACATGACTTGGGCTTATCCGGCAGCTATTTGTCTGGCGCTGGTACGACCGTCATGACAATCGTCAAAAAAGATCAAGCAGGCAACCTGCTTGATCAATTAAAAAAATCCGAAAAATTAAAGGGTGCCCAAATTCAAGCTTTATCTTTTGATGCCAAAGGGGCACGGGTTATTAGAGATTAA
- a CDS encoding aspartate kinase has translation MKIVKFGGSSLANGDQILKVIKIVKSDPARRVIVVSAPGKRFSGDRKITDLLLDLAQAVLNREDPQDIYDSIFQRYTQIAAFFQLDPEILTELKTHLFQITQASYPSDVFCQAALSAQGEYMSARLITAVFNQVGLKARMLTPMAIGMTVSKEARNAQILPASYAKIAQTKIADDEIIIFPGFFGITKDGLINTFSRGGSDITGAILARGLDADLYENFTDVDSIYAVNPKLVDNPAPIHEMTFSEMRELSYAGFAVFHDEAILPAIEGNIPINVKNTNHPEAAGTMIVPRARLTHKNKITGIASANHFQAIYIHRYLINRQVGFTASILKILADLNISYEHMPSGIDDITIIFDKKQLTGGRKEKLTQRIQEEIQPDALEWKNDYAIIMVVGEGLINRVGAMSDVVDPMRDAGVSLTMVNQGASEISIMLGVKPEDEAKAVRAIYDAHFENGHAKKED, from the coding sequence ATGAAAATCGTGAAATTTGGCGGAAGTTCTCTTGCAAACGGCGATCAAATCTTAAAAGTCATCAAGATTGTCAAAAGCGATCCGGCTCGGCGTGTCATTGTGGTTTCAGCTCCCGGAAAACGTTTTAGTGGTGATAGGAAAATTACGGATCTGCTTTTGGACTTGGCGCAAGCCGTCTTAAATCGGGAAGACCCGCAGGATATCTATGACAGTATTTTCCAACGCTATACCCAAATCGCGGCTTTTTTCCAATTGGATCCAGAAATTCTAACAGAATTGAAAACACATTTGTTCCAAATTACCCAAGCATCCTACCCTTCTGACGTTTTCTGCCAAGCTGCTTTATCAGCACAGGGCGAATATATGTCAGCCCGTTTAATCACGGCCGTCTTCAATCAAGTCGGACTAAAAGCGCGTATGCTGACACCCATGGCTATCGGGATGACTGTTTCCAAAGAAGCCAGAAATGCCCAGATTCTGCCGGCTTCCTATGCCAAAATCGCTCAGACAAAAATCGCTGACGACGAAATTATTATCTTCCCCGGCTTTTTTGGTATTACCAAAGACGGCTTGATCAACACTTTTTCTCGCGGCGGTTCTGATATTACGGGCGCAATTTTGGCTCGCGGGCTGGATGCCGATCTCTATGAAAACTTCACGGACGTCGATTCAATTTACGCGGTCAATCCAAAACTCGTCGACAATCCAGCACCGATTCATGAGATGACTTTTAGCGAGATGCGTGAGCTCAGTTATGCAGGTTTTGCCGTTTTCCACGATGAAGCTATTCTGCCGGCCATCGAAGGCAATATTCCGATTAATGTGAAAAACACGAACCATCCCGAAGCGGCCGGTACCATGATCGTCCCGCGCGCCAGGCTGACACACAAAAATAAAATCACAGGTATTGCCAGCGCCAATCATTTCCAGGCCATATACATCCATCGTTACCTGATTAATCGCCAAGTTGGTTTTACAGCAAGTATTTTAAAGATTCTCGCCGATCTGAATATCTCATATGAGCACATGCCCTCAGGAATTGACGACATCACGATTATTTTTGATAAAAAACAGCTTACAGGCGGCCGCAAAGAAAAACTGACACAGCGGATTCAAGAAGAAATTCAGCCCGACGCATTGGAATGGAAAAACGATTATGCGATTATCATGGTTGTCGGTGAGGGCTTGATTAATCGTGTCGGGGCTATGTCAGACGTCGTCGACCCTATGCGCGATGCCGGCGTCTCCTTGACCATGGTCAATCAGGGTGCTTCGGAAATTTCGATTATGCTGGGCGTCAAGCCTGAAGACGAGGCCAAAGCTGTCCGGGCCATTTATGACGCACACTTTGAAAACGGCCATGCAAAAAAAGAAGATTAA
- the thrC gene encoding threonine synthase codes for MKFQSTRGNAPAVSGLQALINGLAPDGGLYVPQAFPKIDFNWDQLAKADYFQIGQLVLSTFFDEFSQGELADFLHQAYAQFDRPEIVKVHALDGKRQLLELFHGPTLAFKDMALSLLPYLLTAAVKKTGQKDVLVILTATSGDTGGAALQGFSDIGQTQIVVYYPSVGVSALQRQQMTTTPGQNAHVVAVEGNFDDAQRVVKKLLADPELAKQMQTAGLRFSSANSINIGRLVAQVIYYIYAYAQLLKSGRLKSGEKLDVTVPTGNFGDILAAYWAKKLGLPLGKLTVASNANHVLTDFFASGIYNAKRDFHVTTSPAMDILLSSNLERLLFDVAGAEKTRHWMADLADKQTFTVDDKTLDLLQQSFNAAFADVDQTSQTIKETFRDHDYLLDPHTAVAVYANQQFTTQRQQLIVSTASPFKFAEIVLSALGQKPADDPAANLKQVAQIAKLPVPAAIADLFTKKVRFHEQLTIDQLGEDLKASLGL; via the coding sequence ATGAAATTTCAAAGTACGCGTGGCAATGCGCCGGCCGTCAGCGGCCTGCAGGCGCTGATAAACGGTTTGGCGCCGGACGGCGGCCTATATGTGCCGCAAGCTTTCCCGAAGATTGATTTTAATTGGGACCAGTTGGCAAAAGCCGATTATTTTCAAATTGGGCAGCTGGTTCTCTCGACCTTTTTTGACGAATTCAGCCAAGGAGAGCTAGCGGATTTTCTGCATCAAGCCTATGCACAATTCGATAGGCCGGAGATCGTCAAAGTCCATGCCTTAGATGGCAAACGGCAGCTTCTAGAGCTTTTTCACGGTCCAACACTGGCTTTTAAGGATATGGCTTTATCGCTGCTGCCTTATTTATTGACGGCGGCTGTTAAAAAGACCGGCCAAAAGGATGTTTTGGTTATTCTGACGGCCACTTCTGGGGACACGGGCGGTGCAGCCTTGCAAGGATTTAGCGATATCGGCCAGACACAGATTGTTGTTTACTATCCATCAGTTGGCGTCTCGGCTTTGCAGCGTCAGCAAATGACGACAACGCCAGGTCAAAATGCGCATGTTGTGGCGGTTGAAGGCAATTTTGACGATGCTCAGCGTGTTGTTAAAAAACTGCTGGCGGATCCTGAATTGGCCAAACAGATGCAGACGGCCGGCTTGCGTTTTTCTTCGGCCAATTCGATTAACATTGGCCGCTTAGTCGCACAGGTTATTTACTATATCTATGCCTATGCGCAGCTGCTCAAATCCGGTCGTCTCAAGTCTGGTGAAAAACTGGACGTGACCGTACCAACTGGTAATTTTGGTGATATTCTAGCGGCTTACTGGGCTAAAAAGCTTGGTTTGCCATTAGGCAAATTAACAGTCGCTTCCAATGCCAATCATGTTCTGACAGATTTTTTTGCCAGCGGAATTTACAATGCCAAACGCGATTTTCATGTCACGACCAGCCCGGCCATGGATATTCTGCTCTCCAGCAACCTGGAACGTCTGCTTTTTGATGTTGCGGGTGCTGAAAAGACGCGTCACTGGATGGCCGATTTAGCTGACAAGCAAACCTTTACAGTCGACGACAAAACCCTTGACTTGCTGCAGCAGTCTTTTAACGCAGCTTTTGCTGATGTTGACCAGACCAGCCAGACGATCAAAGAGACTTTCAGGGATCATGATTATTTATTGGATCCGCATACGGCCGTGGCTGTTTACGCAAATCAGCAGTTTACGACTCAGCGGCAGCAATTAATTGTTTCAACGGCCAGTCCTTTCAAGTTTGCAGAAATTGTCCTATCGGCACTAGGCCAAAAGCCGGCTGATGATCCGGCCGCGAATCTCAAACAAGTCGCGCAAATTGCCAAGCTGCCTGTGCCGGCTGCGATCGCAGACTTGTTTACAAAAAAAGTCCGTTTTCACGAACAATTAACAATTGATCAATTAGGAGAAGATTTAAAAGCCAGCCTTGGCCTTTAA
- a CDS encoding energy-coupling factor transporter transmembrane component T family protein translates to MADNSFSLAYKNRGTWLDRCSGASKLLGFVLLSGIAMIVLDTRFLIFLVILSLILLKISRVKMSEVAALMKLVLVFMAINLVMIYVLAPNYGSQIYQSKDILLGSGYFALTQQELLYLVNIGLEYIVAVPLALIFLLTTNPSEFAASLNRIGVPYKISYSVSLALRYIPDVTREYHQISLSQQAKGNEISKKAPFFKRLKGASAILVPLLLSSIDRIESVSQAMELRRFGAKKRRSWYFSEKLKALDWAVLSFVLLIVIFGFILIIVNGGRFWNPFH, encoded by the coding sequence GTGGCTGATAATTCTTTTAGCTTGGCTTATAAAAATCGTGGAACTTGGCTGGATCGTTGCAGCGGTGCCAGTAAACTGCTGGGTTTTGTGCTGCTGTCTGGCATTGCCATGATCGTTTTAGACACACGTTTTCTGATTTTTCTTGTGATTCTATCTTTGATTTTGCTGAAAATCAGTCGCGTGAAAATGTCAGAAGTGGCCGCTTTGATGAAGCTGGTGCTTGTGTTTATGGCTATTAATCTGGTCATGATTTATGTCCTTGCGCCAAATTATGGCAGTCAGATTTATCAATCCAAAGATATTTTATTGGGCAGCGGCTATTTCGCTTTGACACAGCAGGAATTGTTGTATTTGGTCAACATCGGCCTGGAATATATCGTAGCTGTTCCACTGGCTTTGATTTTTCTGCTGACGACCAATCCATCTGAATTTGCTGCCAGCTTAAATCGCATCGGTGTTCCTTATAAAATCAGTTATTCGGTCTCGTTGGCCTTGCGTTATATTCCTGATGTGACACGCGAATATCACCAGATCAGCTTGTCCCAGCAGGCCAAGGGTAACGAGATTTCTAAAAAAGCACCATTTTTCAAACGCTTGAAGGGTGCTTCGGCCATTCTTGTGCCCTTATTGTTAAGCTCGATTGATCGGATTGAATCTGTCAGCCAAGCTATGGAACTACGCCGTTTTGGTGCCAAAAAGAGACGCAGCTGGTATTTCTCTGAGAAACTGAAAGCACTCGACTGGGCCGTCTTGTCGTTTGTCTTGTTAATTGTGATTTTTGGGTTTATCCTGATAATTGTCAATGGCGGACGATTTTGGAATCCGTTCCATTGA